In one Catenovulum adriaticum genomic region, the following are encoded:
- the cysD gene encoding sulfate adenylyltransferase subunit CysD, translating into MLEHRLTHLKQLEAESIHIIREVAAEFDNPVMLYSIGKDSSVLLHLARKAFYPAKIPFPLLHVDTTWKFKEMIEFRDRIAKEYGFDLLVHINQEGIDMNVGPFSHGSAKHTDIMKTQSLKQALNKYGFDAAFGGARRDEEKSRAKERVYSFRDKNHRWDPKNQRPELWNIYNSKIDKGESIRVFPLSNWTELDIWQYIYLESIDIPSLYFSKERPVVERDGVKIMVDDERMPLEPGEKPSMEMVRFRTLGCYPLTGAVNSEAATLPEIIQEMLLATTSERQGRVIDSDSSGSMEKKKIEGYF; encoded by the coding sequence ATGTTAGAACATAGATTAACTCACTTAAAACAGCTTGAAGCTGAATCAATTCATATTATCCGTGAGGTTGCAGCTGAGTTTGATAACCCAGTTATGCTGTATTCAATTGGTAAAGATTCATCTGTTTTATTACATTTAGCACGTAAAGCATTTTACCCTGCAAAAATTCCATTTCCTTTGCTTCATGTTGATACCACTTGGAAATTCAAAGAAATGATTGAATTTCGAGACCGTATTGCAAAAGAATATGGGTTTGATTTGTTAGTTCATATCAACCAAGAAGGCATAGATATGAATGTTGGTCCTTTCAGTCATGGGAGTGCTAAACATACAGATATCATGAAAACTCAATCACTTAAGCAAGCGTTAAACAAATATGGATTTGACGCCGCATTTGGTGGTGCACGCCGTGACGAAGAGAAATCACGTGCTAAAGAACGCGTTTATTCTTTCCGTGATAAAAATCATAGATGGGATCCTAAAAACCAACGACCTGAGCTTTGGAACATATACAACAGCAAAATAGATAAAGGCGAAAGTATTCGCGTATTCCCACTATCTAACTGGACTGAACTTGATATTTGGCAGTATATCTACCTTGAAAGCATCGATATTCCATCACTTTATTTTTCAAAAGAACGCCCAGTGGTAGAGCGTGATGGCGTCAAGATTATGGTAGACGATGAGCGCATGCCGCTTGAGCCAGGTGAAAAACCAAGTATGGAAATGGTTCGTTTTAGAACATTAGGTTGTTATCCATTAACTGGAGCTGTTAATTCAGAAGCAGCAACCTTGCCTGAAATTATTCAAGAAATGCTATTAGCAACAACATCTGAGCGCCAAGGTCGAGTGATAGATAGCGATTCGTCAGGCTCAATGGAGAAGAAAAAAATCGAAGGGTATTTCTAA
- a CDS encoding DHH family phosphoesterase, which produces MQSTGKSFDLFNGDADGICALIQLRLAEPKQAELITGVKRDIKLVEKISVQAGDELTVLDISMDKNKSALIKALDAGANVLYCDHHFAGDIPEYANLKALIDTSADTCTSLLINHYLSGRFVNWAITAAYGDNLIHVADELAQQVGLTQTQAEQLKQLGIAINYNGYGASEDDLHIHPAELYQLLVNFDDPLTLIAQDAEIYQQLISNYTHDMSKAEQAKVIHQSSAGKILCLPNKAWARRVSGVFGNDLANQSPALAHAVLTELAAGGYLVSVRAPKVNAKGADELCMKFETGGGRKAAAGINKLADNELQRFFAEFDQQFTV; this is translated from the coding sequence ATGCAATCAACAGGCAAATCGTTTGATTTATTTAATGGTGATGCAGATGGCATTTGTGCGCTGATCCAACTGCGCTTAGCTGAGCCAAAACAGGCAGAACTAATCACAGGCGTTAAACGAGACATTAAGCTCGTTGAAAAAATATCGGTACAAGCAGGTGATGAATTAACTGTGCTTGATATCTCGATGGATAAGAACAAATCTGCCTTGATAAAAGCGTTAGACGCAGGTGCAAATGTATTATATTGCGATCATCATTTTGCCGGTGATATTCCAGAGTATGCAAATTTAAAGGCGCTGATTGATACCAGTGCAGATACTTGTACTAGTTTACTGATTAATCATTACCTGTCGGGACGTTTTGTAAATTGGGCGATTACGGCGGCGTACGGTGATAATTTAATCCATGTTGCAGATGAGCTAGCTCAACAAGTTGGATTAACCCAAACCCAAGCTGAGCAATTAAAGCAGTTAGGGATTGCAATCAATTATAACGGGTATGGTGCATCAGAAGATGATTTACATATTCATCCGGCGGAGCTTTATCAATTATTAGTCAATTTTGATGACCCGCTAACGTTGATTGCCCAAGATGCGGAAATTTATCAGCAGTTAATTAGCAACTATACGCATGATATGTCCAAAGCTGAACAAGCCAAGGTTATCCACCAAAGCTCAGCAGGTAAAATATTATGTTTACCTAATAAAGCGTGGGCAAGGCGAGTCTCGGGCGTGTTTGGCAACGATTTAGCCAATCAATCTCCAGCACTTGCACATGCGGTATTAACTGAATTAGCAGCTGGTGGTTATTTGGTCTCAGTTCGTGCACCGAAAGTGAACGCAAAAGGCGCGGATGAGTTATGCATGAAGTTTGAAACTGGCGGTGGCCGAAAAGCAGCAGCAGGTATTAATAAACTTGCTGATAACGAATTACAAAGATTTTTTGCTGAATTTGATCAGCAATTTACAGTTTAA
- the glgC gene encoding glucose-1-phosphate adenylyltransferase encodes MAGILSMILAGGAGTRLFPLTETRTKPAVPFAGQYRLVDFVLNNFVNSDLLKIYVLTQFKSQSLNIHLRQAWHFSGLTDHFIDPIPAQMRMGKRWYEGTADAIYQNLRLIEIHDPDQVVIFGSDHIYKMNVRQMTDYHAKLQADLTVAAIRVPIEEAHQFGVMEIDDAGRLIGFEEKPANPKCLPGNPDVALISMGNYVFNPEVLYKELKDDAKDQNSSHDFGKNIIPKLMAQGNVYVYDFANNQIPGERGDPFYWRDVGTIDSYWQASMDFLDSDSALDLYNPKWPMRTFHPTLPAAQIYSCAKGEPNKISDSSIASGCVIEGAKVEKSVLGFEVLVEPNSSITESVIMGNNSIGEGCKLHRVILDKNVSLAAGTQIGLDHDEDEKRGFTISKGGVVTVPKGTRVGFND; translated from the coding sequence ATGGCAGGGATTTTATCTATGATTTTGGCTGGTGGAGCCGGCACTCGGTTATTTCCATTAACTGAGACCCGCACCAAACCAGCAGTTCCGTTTGCAGGTCAATACAGACTTGTAGACTTTGTATTAAATAATTTCGTAAATTCTGATCTTCTGAAGATATACGTTTTAACTCAATTTAAATCTCAGTCACTTAATATTCATCTCAGGCAAGCTTGGCATTTTTCGGGCCTGACTGATCACTTTATTGACCCCATCCCAGCTCAAATGCGCATGGGAAAAAGATGGTATGAAGGCACGGCAGACGCAATTTACCAAAATTTGCGTTTAATCGAAATTCACGATCCTGACCAAGTTGTTATTTTTGGTAGCGATCACATTTACAAAATGAACGTCCGTCAAATGACCGACTACCATGCAAAATTACAAGCAGATTTAACCGTTGCAGCCATTCGCGTTCCAATTGAAGAAGCTCACCAATTTGGAGTAATGGAAATTGATGATGCTGGTCGTTTAATCGGCTTTGAAGAAAAGCCTGCAAATCCAAAATGCTTACCTGGCAATCCAGATGTCGCGCTTATCTCTATGGGCAACTACGTTTTTAACCCTGAAGTGTTATACAAAGAGTTAAAAGATGATGCTAAAGATCAAAACTCATCACATGACTTTGGTAAAAACATTATTCCTAAGTTAATGGCCCAAGGTAATGTTTATGTATACGATTTTGCTAATAATCAAATTCCAGGTGAACGAGGTGATCCATTCTACTGGCGTGATGTAGGTACAATAGATTCATATTGGCAAGCATCAATGGACTTTTTAGATTCTGACAGTGCATTAGACTTATATAATCCTAAATGGCCGATGCGAACTTTTCATCCAACCTTACCTGCAGCGCAAATATATAGCTGTGCTAAAGGAGAACCGAACAAAATAAGCGATAGCTCAATCGCATCTGGTTGTGTTATTGAAGGCGCAAAAGTAGAAAAATCGGTCTTAGGTTTCGAAGTTTTAGTTGAACCTAATTCATCTATTACCGAAAGCGTTATTATGGGCAATAATTCAATTGGTGAAGGTTGTAAACTGCATCGAGTGATTTTAGATAAAAATGTTTCTTTAGCTGCAGGTACTCAAATTGGACTTGATCATGACGAAGATGAAAAGCGCGGTTTCACCATTTCAAAAGGCGGCGTTGTCACTGTTCCAAAAGGCACTCGGGTAGGATTTAACGACTAA
- the cysN gene encoding sulfate adenylyltransferase subunit CysN → MSHQSDLIEKDILAYLKEHENKELLRFLTCGSVDDGKSTLIGRLLHDSKMIYEDQLAAITQDSKKSGTTGDEVDLALLVDGLQSEREQGITIDVAYRYFSTAKRKFIIADTPGHEQYTRNMATGASTCDLAIILVDAREGVKTQTKRHSFIVSLLGIKHVIVAINKMDLMDFSEDVYNEIRDDYLSFAQELNIPDIRFVPMSALKGDNVVSKSEKTPWFGGETLMELLESVQIVADRNLSDFRMPVQYVNRPNLNYRGFAGTIASGVVRKGDAITAMPSGKTSKVKSIDTFDGEIEEAFANMSITLTLEDEIDISRGDVIVASDNVPAVTQAVRAHMVWMDEDAMQPGKLYDFKLGTKTTSGQVSKVDYRINVNTMAHEDAQGLALNEIAVCDVQLNAPVVIERYDANPGLGSFIVIDRFTNVTVGAGMVVEATQSNTSNQQFSEFEIELNQLVRKHFPHWQALNLSDLMKK, encoded by the coding sequence ATGTCACATCAATCTGACTTGATTGAAAAAGATATACTGGCGTATCTCAAAGAGCACGAAAATAAAGAATTATTGCGCTTTTTAACTTGTGGTAGCGTAGATGATGGTAAAAGCACTCTAATTGGCCGTTTGTTACATGACTCTAAAATGATCTATGAAGATCAACTTGCTGCTATTACACAAGACAGCAAAAAGTCAGGTACGACAGGTGATGAGGTCGATTTAGCTTTATTAGTTGATGGGTTACAATCTGAGCGTGAGCAAGGGATTACCATTGACGTGGCTTATCGTTATTTTTCAACGGCGAAGCGTAAATTTATTATCGCGGATACGCCGGGCCATGAGCAATACACTCGCAATATGGCAACAGGTGCTTCAACTTGTGATTTAGCGATTATTTTAGTTGATGCACGTGAAGGGGTTAAAACCCAAACTAAACGTCATAGCTTTATTGTTTCATTATTAGGTATTAAACACGTCATTGTTGCAATCAACAAGATGGATTTAATGGACTTTAGCGAAGATGTTTATAACGAAATTAGAGATGATTATTTAAGCTTTGCGCAAGAGCTTAATATTCCAGATATTCGTTTTGTACCCATGTCAGCATTAAAAGGTGATAATGTCGTTTCTAAAAGCGAAAAAACACCTTGGTTTGGCGGCGAAACCTTAATGGAATTATTAGAAAGTGTGCAGATTGTTGCCGATCGCAATCTATCTGATTTCCGTATGCCAGTCCAATACGTTAATCGCCCTAACTTAAACTATCGTGGTTTTGCTGGCACGATAGCGTCAGGTGTGGTTCGCAAAGGCGATGCAATTACCGCAATGCCATCAGGCAAAACTTCAAAAGTTAAATCAATTGACACCTTTGACGGAGAAATTGAAGAAGCATTTGCTAATATGTCAATTACCCTGACATTAGAAGATGAAATTGATATTAGTCGTGGTGATGTGATAGTCGCAAGCGACAATGTCCCCGCGGTGACTCAAGCGGTTCGAGCTCATATGGTTTGGATGGATGAAGACGCCATGCAGCCTGGTAAGCTTTATGACTTTAAATTAGGAACTAAAACCACGAGTGGTCAGGTTTCTAAAGTCGATTATCGCATTAATGTTAATACCATGGCACATGAAGACGCTCAAGGCCTTGCCTTAAACGAAATTGCAGTGTGTGACGTTCAATTAAACGCACCTGTCGTTATTGAGCGCTATGACGCAAACCCAGGCTTGGGTAGTTTTATTGTGATTGATCGTTTTACCAATGTAACCGTAGGTGCGGGTATGGTGGTTGAAGCAACTCAAAGCAATACGTCTAATCAACAATTTTCTGAATTTGAAATTGAATTAAATCAATTAGTTCGTAAGCATTTTCCGCATTGGCAGGCGCTTAACTTAAGTGATTTAATGAAAAAATAA
- a CDS encoding methyltransferase, with the protein MSSLSPASQLILKHLSDNIDKHTLIVDPLEVQDINHPSFAECTLWSFREISATQDKQVIWPQTPEFSQFTKIIVFFPKAKEKAVWLLSMLAQHSSKDTLIYLVGENRSGIKTCQKLLTNQLSNLQKLASGKHCLLYQGLPNGNSPLPTDFVFKNYEIEQKSIKVASLPGVFSHGELDKGTELLLNNLPENISGKILDFACGCGVIGSFIRKYYTDTQLSFCDIDALAIEATKQTLNCNNLAGQTYLSNGLQKISSKYHYIFTNPPFHTGLKIDYYISEAFIKACGKQLESSGKLYLVANRFLKYPQILQNHFDLVEVIAEDNKFKLYCAYNR; encoded by the coding sequence ATGTCATCATTGTCCCCTGCTAGCCAATTAATCCTAAAGCATTTATCTGACAATATAGATAAGCACACTTTAATCGTTGATCCATTAGAAGTACAAGATATTAATCACCCGAGTTTTGCTGAATGTACACTTTGGAGTTTTAGAGAAATAAGCGCGACACAAGATAAGCAAGTCATTTGGCCCCAAACACCAGAGTTTAGTCAGTTTACCAAGATTATTGTATTCTTTCCAAAAGCAAAAGAAAAAGCAGTTTGGCTTTTATCTATGTTAGCTCAACATTCAAGTAAAGATACGTTAATTTACTTAGTAGGTGAAAATCGAAGTGGCATAAAAACTTGCCAAAAACTACTAACCAATCAATTATCAAACTTGCAAAAATTAGCATCTGGTAAACATTGCCTACTGTACCAAGGCTTACCTAACGGCAACTCTCCTCTACCAACAGATTTTGTATTTAAAAATTATGAAATTGAACAAAAGTCAATTAAAGTGGCTAGCTTACCCGGCGTATTTAGTCACGGCGAACTCGATAAAGGAACTGAGCTATTGTTAAATAATTTACCTGAAAATATATCAGGTAAAATATTAGACTTTGCCTGTGGTTGCGGGGTGATTGGTAGCTTTATCCGCAAGTATTACACGGATACACAACTCAGCTTTTGTGACATTGACGCATTAGCAATAGAAGCGACAAAACAGACTTTAAACTGTAATAATTTAGCCGGGCAAACTTACTTGTCTAACGGTTTACAAAAAATTTCATCAAAATATCACTATATTTTTACTAACCCCCCCTTTCACACAGGGCTAAAAATAGACTACTATATTTCAGAGGCCTTTATAAAAGCATGTGGTAAGCAACTGGAGTCATCAGGAAAATTGTACTTGGTTGCGAATAGATTTTTGAAGTATCCTCAAATTTTACAAAACCATTTTGATTTGGTAGAAGTGATAGCTGAGGACAATAAATTTAAGCTTTATTGTGCTTACAATCGTTAA
- a CDS encoding PAS domain S-box protein, whose protein sequence is MNTVGRWFFLCFLIGVSFLLGFAYVIQSHLTEYFKQEKQQLMVAQVGLAESQIQDLLQQELQELGIWSAHPLVLEFAKKQVKSKMSGDGNVVSISEMNYFAFLIENGVLADPNYIDSFLFDADGVFIWGAEGQSADNISNTQGYHNWLNRIQDGLSAALFVEPVNKSPTTNAVVPILFGVPLIDDGQVIAILAIELDAKPRLLNILKNARLSSQSNVSLYNQFGVDILSLENSILDSELVLADLLENLDAQTSIFQSSANMFAWRWNKNQSIGVLLRISNQSINQSLHKIQMGIVVLVFVAISVLVALLLVIVVSRGKLKYEQINVERHRTRLLHVQDLSHVACLEVTLPAKEIIWSSGFEFIYDLFPGEKNSPYSLLNKLSLEAQAQYFDCLLKVRTDHVEQEIEFFYEFPNNNPKYLLVKFFPQVDEDNRTVLVLISDITGQKLKQKEAIQKEKEYRDLIIQSAHDGILSVDLSGKVTLFNQACVNLLGYQEENLKRMPIHQLVYASENAANTKIMQISGSTKVWLACQDGRRLPVDLRVSPIIQNGQAVGAVYLFRDISEQIEFEKKLTASEQRFRRVIEGTSDATFDWDMVNNQLHWNSRYWEMLGYTKAQAKINSTQDEHTWQEAIHQDDLDNFISAIQAHLIFGNLLDVEYRAIRADKKQIWLRARGQAVKENGRFLYLSGTISDISQMKQAEHEKTMLETQLRHSQKMEAIGQLTGGIAHDFNNILASILGYAELSSDMLELNKTDRVQPYLEQIIQSGERARDLIKQMMVFSRKETQVLKKVAITELLDEAKSIVRPIIPSSIDVELIHNASVNLQVDPVQFQQLLINLAINARDAMPAKGKLSIISDISMNQGVTCSSCHEYFSQTFVKISVQDTGSGIDPETLKKIFDPYFTSKGLGEGTGMGLSIVHGIVHQLGGHISVSSVLGEGTQFDVYLPFELHDSNNEQLALADKPLASQQNPAQAEYKIYIVDDEISIAQLIVQKLKIKGYQAEYTTDSQQALTHLLAHQSEYDLLITDQTMPKMTGVELVQALFSNQIKMPVILCTGYSENVNEESAKTLGIYEYLEKPIQFDRLEQAIGDALKENLV, encoded by the coding sequence ATGAATACAGTAGGACGCTGGTTTTTTCTTTGTTTTTTAATTGGAGTGAGTTTTTTACTCGGTTTTGCGTATGTAATCCAATCTCATTTAACCGAGTATTTTAAACAAGAAAAACAACAATTGATGGTAGCTCAAGTCGGCCTTGCAGAATCTCAAATTCAAGATTTGTTACAGCAAGAGCTACAGGAGCTGGGGATTTGGTCTGCTCATCCACTCGTATTAGAATTTGCCAAAAAACAAGTGAAAAGCAAAATGTCAGGTGATGGCAATGTCGTTAGTATTTCCGAAATGAATTATTTTGCTTTTTTAATTGAAAATGGGGTGTTAGCCGATCCAAATTATATCGACTCATTTTTGTTTGATGCTGACGGCGTGTTTATTTGGGGAGCTGAAGGTCAGTCTGCGGATAACATTTCTAATACCCAAGGGTATCATAATTGGTTGAATAGAATTCAAGATGGCTTGTCAGCTGCTTTATTTGTTGAGCCCGTTAATAAGTCGCCAACAACGAATGCAGTGGTTCCTATTTTGTTTGGGGTACCGCTTATCGATGATGGGCAGGTTATAGCGATTTTAGCGATTGAACTCGACGCTAAGCCTAGGTTGCTCAATATATTAAAAAACGCCCGGTTGAGCTCACAAAGTAATGTGAGTTTATATAATCAATTTGGGGTTGATATTTTATCACTTGAAAATTCAATTCTAGATTCCGAATTGGTTTTAGCTGATTTATTGGAAAACTTGGACGCACAAACGTCTATCTTTCAATCTTCGGCTAATATGTTTGCATGGCGCTGGAATAAAAATCAGTCAATAGGCGTATTATTACGCATCTCAAACCAAAGTATTAATCAATCACTACACAAAATTCAAATGGGTATTGTAGTACTGGTTTTTGTTGCGATCAGTGTTTTAGTTGCTTTGTTACTAGTGATTGTTGTTAGCCGAGGAAAACTAAAATATGAGCAAATTAATGTTGAGCGGCATCGTACTCGATTACTGCACGTACAAGACTTATCCCATGTTGCTTGTTTGGAGGTAACTTTACCTGCCAAAGAGATCATTTGGAGTAGTGGCTTTGAATTTATTTATGATCTGTTCCCCGGCGAAAAAAACTCACCATATTCTTTGCTAAATAAATTATCTCTTGAAGCACAAGCTCAGTATTTTGACTGTCTATTGAAAGTTAGAACCGATCACGTTGAGCAAGAAATAGAATTTTTTTACGAATTCCCAAATAATAATCCTAAGTATTTACTCGTTAAGTTTTTCCCGCAGGTAGATGAAGATAATCGCACAGTATTGGTGTTAATTTCTGATATTACTGGGCAAAAATTAAAGCAAAAAGAAGCAATTCAAAAAGAAAAGGAATACAGAGACCTTATTATTCAAAGTGCGCATGATGGTATTTTAAGTGTTGATTTATCAGGTAAAGTTACATTATTTAATCAAGCCTGTGTCAACTTATTAGGCTATCAAGAAGAAAACTTGAAACGTATGCCGATTCATCAACTAGTGTATGCAAGTGAAAACGCAGCTAATACAAAGATTATGCAAATATCAGGTTCAACAAAAGTCTGGTTAGCCTGTCAAGACGGTCGGCGTTTACCTGTTGATTTACGAGTTAGCCCTATTATTCAAAATGGTCAAGCCGTGGGGGCTGTTTACTTATTCAGAGATATTTCTGAGCAAATCGAGTTTGAGAAAAAGTTAACGGCCAGTGAACAAAGGTTTAGGCGTGTAATTGAAGGAACTTCAGATGCGACATTTGATTGGGATATGGTTAATAATCAGTTGCACTGGAACAGCCGTTACTGGGAAATGTTGGGTTACACCAAAGCTCAAGCCAAAATAAATTCAACGCAAGATGAACATACTTGGCAAGAGGCCATTCACCAAGATGATCTTGATAACTTTATCAGCGCAATACAGGCTCATTTAATTTTTGGCAACTTGTTAGATGTTGAGTATAGAGCGATTAGAGCGGATAAAAAACAAATTTGGTTGCGAGCCAGAGGCCAAGCCGTTAAAGAAAATGGTCGTTTTCTATATCTATCTGGGACGATTTCAGATATTTCTCAGATGAAGCAAGCAGAGCATGAAAAAACCATGCTTGAGACCCAGTTAAGGCATTCGCAAAAAATGGAAGCCATTGGTCAGTTAACGGGTGGTATTGCCCATGATTTTAATAATATATTGGCTTCTATTTTAGGGTATGCTGAATTAAGTTCAGATATGCTGGAGTTAAATAAAACCGATAGAGTTCAGCCTTATTTAGAACAAATTATTCAATCCGGAGAAAGAGCTCGCGATTTGATAAAGCAAATGATGGTATTTTCGCGAAAAGAAACACAAGTGCTAAAAAAGGTCGCCATTACTGAGTTGTTAGATGAAGCTAAATCGATTGTACGGCCGATAATACCTTCTTCAATAGATGTTGAATTAATTCATAATGCAAGCGTTAATTTGCAAGTTGATCCGGTTCAATTTCAACAGCTTTTAATTAATTTAGCGATTAATGCCAGAGATGCGATGCCAGCAAAAGGTAAGCTTAGCATTATAAGCGACATCAGTATGAACCAAGGAGTTACTTGCTCATCTTGTCATGAATATTTCTCTCAAACCTTTGTCAAAATATCGGTTCAAGATACAGGTAGTGGGATTGACCCAGAGACCTTGAAAAAAATATTTGATCCTTACTTTACATCTAAAGGATTAGGAGAAGGCACTGGCATGGGGCTGTCTATTGTACATGGTATTGTGCATCAGTTAGGTGGACACATTAGCGTGAGTTCGGTTTTAGGCGAAGGCACTCAATTTGATGTTTATTTGCCGTTTGAGTTGCATGATTCAAACAATGAACAACTAGCCTTAGCAGATAAACCACTCGCTTCACAACAAAACCCAGCTCAGGCGGAATATAAAATTTATATTGTGGATGATGAGATTTCTATTGCACAATTAATTGTTCAAAAGTTAAAAATTAAAGGCTATCAGGCTGAGTACACAACCGATAGTCAGCAAGCATTAACTCATTTGTTAGCACATCAATCTGAATATGATTTATTAATAACAGATCAAACTATGCCGAAGATGACAGGGGTTGAACTAGTTCAAGCTTTATTTTCAAATCAAATTAAAATGCCCGTTATACTCTGTACTGGTTATAGCGAAAACGTAAATGAAGAGAGTGCAAAAACACTCGGTATTTATGAATATTTAGAGAAGCCGATTCAATTTGACCGACTTGAGCAAGCAATTGGTGACGCACTGAAAGAAAATCTTGTCTGA
- the glgA gene encoding glycogen synthase GlgA, producing MNILFVSSEVEDLAKTGGLADVAKALPLSFKSVGHDVRIVTPLYQTSSNVEHAKTILTNVTLHAGDSLYHYNVKQVDLHGVTVYLVDYPDYFFRKGIYSDGYHAYDDNGERYAFFSMAALHLAQLLEFKTDIIHCNDWHTGLIPFYLKKHWSNSEYLAEAKTVLSVHNGAFQGVFALDSVPFLQKSGVNYEDIHHGNINYLKIGVQYATKIVAVSPSYAQELQTDLGSHHMGDLFRSRSQDLVGIINGCDYTQWNPETDTMIPTNYSAEDMNGKAFCKANLQQHSHLPVDGDIPLIGMVCRITDQKGFSYLIPIIKNILHHNVQLVLIGTGDPELVRQIQSISDRHRNKFFFMNDFSLSFSHLVTAGSDFFLMPSLFEPCGLNQMYSLAYGTLPIVRAVGGLKDTVIDLEADPINANGFVFDRPDSEALLNCIRKALLFYHEYPQTFDIVRKKSIQTHFNWHDSAMKYEALYRSIN from the coding sequence ATGAATATATTATTTGTATCATCAGAGGTTGAAGACCTTGCGAAAACCGGGGGCTTAGCAGATGTTGCTAAAGCACTCCCGCTTTCATTTAAATCGGTAGGCCACGATGTTCGCATCGTTACTCCTTTGTACCAAACCAGTTCCAATGTTGAACATGCAAAAACGATTTTAACCAATGTCACATTACATGCTGGGGATAGCCTATATCACTATAATGTTAAACAAGTAGATTTACACGGTGTGACAGTCTATTTAGTTGATTACCCAGATTATTTTTTTCGTAAAGGGATTTATAGCGATGGTTACCACGCCTATGATGACAATGGTGAACGTTATGCATTTTTTAGCATGGCGGCACTGCATCTGGCTCAACTATTAGAGTTTAAAACTGACATTATTCATTGTAACGATTGGCATACTGGTTTAATTCCATTTTATTTAAAAAAACATTGGTCAAACAGTGAATATTTAGCGGAAGCTAAAACTGTACTTTCGGTTCACAATGGGGCATTTCAAGGCGTATTTGCATTAGATTCAGTTCCATTTTTACAAAAAAGTGGGGTTAATTATGAAGATATTCACCATGGCAACATTAACTATTTAAAAATAGGTGTTCAGTACGCAACTAAAATTGTCGCGGTAAGCCCTAGTTACGCGCAAGAGCTACAAACAGATTTAGGTTCTCACCATATGGGGGATTTGTTTCGTAGCCGCTCACAAGATTTAGTAGGCATCATTAACGGTTGTGATTATACGCAATGGAATCCTGAAACGGATACGATGATCCCCACCAATTATTCTGCAGAAGATATGAATGGCAAAGCGTTTTGTAAAGCTAATTTACAGCAGCATAGTCATTTACCAGTCGACGGCGATATCCCTTTGATTGGGATGGTTTGTCGAATCACCGACCAAAAAGGATTTAGTTACTTAATTCCTATCATTAAAAATATTTTGCATCATAATGTTCAATTGGTATTAATTGGAACTGGTGATCCTGAGCTTGTCAGGCAAATACAGAGCATTAGCGATCGTCATCGCAATAAATTCTTTTTTATGAATGACTTTAGTTTAAGCTTTTCTCACTTGGTAACTGCTGGCAGCGATTTCTTTTTAATGCCGTCTCTATTTGAGCCTTGTGGGTTAAATCAAATGTATTCACTTGCCTACGGCACTTTGCCTATTGTTCGTGCTGTTGGTGGTTTAAAAGATACAGTGATTGATTTAGAAGCTGATCCCATTAACGCCAATGGTTTTGTATTTGATCGCCCCGACAGTGAAGCCTTGCTAAACTGTATCCGTAAAGCTTTGTTGTTTTATCATGAGTATCCTCAAACGTTTGACATTGTAAGAAAAAAATCAATTCAAACGCACTTTAATTGGCATGACTCTGCAATGAAATATGAAGCGCTTTATCGTTCAATTAACTAA